The sequence below is a genomic window from Cobetia sp. cqz5-12.
CCGGTGTGTGGCTCCGAGATCGAGCGCCTCGAAGGCGAGGTGGTGGCACGCTGCGCGGGCGGACTGATCTGCGCCGCGCAGCGCAAGGAAGCCCTCAAGCACTTCTCCAGCCGCAAGGCGCTGGATGTCGATGGTCTCGGTGAGAAGCTGATCGAGCAGCTGATCGAACGCGAGCTGGTCAAGACGCCGGCGGATCTGTTCCACCTGGGAGCTGCCACCCTGGCCGAGCTGCCGCGCATGGGCGATAAGTCCGCCGCCAATCTGGTCGCCTCGCTGGACAAGAGCCGCAACACCACCTTGGCGCGCTTCATCTACGCCCTCGGCATCCGGGAAGTCGGGGAAGCCACCGCCGCGAATCTGGCCACGCACTTCGGTACGCTTGAAGCGCTGCGCGCAGCCGATCAAGCCGCGCTGGAGGCAGTGGAAGATGTCGGCCCCATCGTCGCCGCGCATATCCATACCTTCTTCCAGCAGCCGACCAACAACGAGACGCTGGAAGCGTTGCTCGCCTGTGGCTTGAGCTGGGAAGAGGTCGAGATCGGTGAGCGTCCCCAGCCGCTGGCAGGCCAGACCTGGGTGCTGACCGGCAGCCTCGACAGCATGACGCGCGATGAAGGCAAGGCGCGTCTGCAGGCGCTGGGCGCCAAGGTGGCGGGCAGTGTCTCGAAGAAGACCGCTGGCGTAGTCGCCGGCGAGGCTGCAGGCAGCAAGCTGGAGAAAGCGATGCAGCTGGGCCTCACGGTGCTGGACGAAGCGACCTTCGTGGCGCGCTTGGCCGAATGGGAATCCGGGGCTGATGCACGGCAGGACAATCCGCAAGACAGTGCGCAAGACAGCGCGGGAGAGGATGCATGAGTACGGATACGCTGAATGATGCACCGCAGGCGGCGTCACGCCACCCTGATGATGGACAGGAGCTACCCATGAGCCAGATGCCGCTTGATCAGATGGATCCGAAGGATCGCTTCATCGAGGTGCCGCAGACCATGCTGCCCGCCGATACACGGCGCGCCCTGCTGGAAGCCTTCGTCACTCGTCAGGGCTACGACACCACCGATGTCGGTGAAGGCATGGCCGGCTGGGTCGCGGAGCTGGAAGGCCAGCTGTCACGCGGCAAGCTGTTGATCGTCCACGATATCGGCACCGAATCCACCGAGGTGATGACGCTGGAACAGTGGCAGTCCTTCGGTCGCCAGCTGGCGGACGACGAGGAAGAAGGCGACTGAGCCCGCCTGTTCCAGCTCTTTCATCAGCCCTTTTTCAGGCTGAGAAATCAAAATGCCCTTGGCGAAAGCCAAGGGCATTTTTCATTGGAACAGAAGTTTCATCTGGTCAGCGCGTGTCCTCCACTCCAACACTTGCCAGCTCAGCGCCGCTGGACGATATCGCGGATCAGGCGACGTCCCGGGTGCAGGTGCTCGGCCAGTTCACGTTCCAGCGGCAGCGGCTCGCCACACAGTTGCGAGGCGATCAGTTCGGCGCACAGCGGGGCGGTGGTGAAGCCGCGTGAGCCGTGTGCGGTGGAGAGCCACAGGCCGGGCAGATGGGCGCCGCTTGACTGCGGGACGCGCTTCTTGGCATCGAAGGCCATGGCGGCGTAATCCTCACGCCATTGCGCGGCGTCCGGTGCCGGGCCGGCCAGCGGGCTCTTGTCGGGGCTCGCGGCGCGCCAGGCGACACGCCCCTGCCAGGCATCGTCTTCCAGCCTGACGCCACGCGACTGCTCCCATGCGGCGACGAAGGCGGGCAGGGCACTGCGCAGCTCGGCGACATTGGCGGCGTGGTCGGCCTCACGTACCGAGTCATCCTCATCGCGCGGGGCGAAGGTCGCGCCGAAGCTCAAGGTCACGCTGCCATCGGCGTGGCGCTGACAGGGCGAGACATAGCCACCGGCACACACCACGCTGTCGAGCATGGGCAGACCTGCTGCCTGTTCGGGCGCTACCGTGATCTCGCTGACCTGGCCACGAATCGGCTGCAGCGGCAGGTGTGCGAGCGGTGCAGGCAGGTGGGTCTGCTCGCCCAGCGCGACGATCAGCTGATCCACTTCCAGACAGTGGCCGTCGCTGGCTTCCAGCTGCCAGCGTGGCACGCCGTTGTCTGTCTCTGCGCCTTCCTCTCTGCCTTCCCCAGCCCCCAGCGACTGAATGGCCTCGATACGCGCCTGCAGAAAGCGGATACCCGGTGTGGCGGCGAGGTGCTGACAGAGTGCTTTGGGGCGCACCCAGCCCGCCACCGGATAGAAGAGACCGTCGAAGGTGATCTCGCTGCCGGCGATTCGGCTGGCCTCGCTGGCACTGACAGGCGTGATCAGCGCCTCGGGCAGCGGGTGATTGCCGAGGAAGCGCTGTTGACGCTTGCGCTCACGCTCGCTCGTGGCCAGCTGCAGCACGCCGCTGGCGGACCACAGAGTCTGCTCGGGGTCGAGGCTTGCCAGCCAGCGACGGCTGTACTGCAGTGCGGCCAGCTGGAGGCGACTAGCGGGATTGGTCTCGGCGGCCAGCTTGACGTAGAGCGCGCCCTGGCGATTGCCGGAGGCACGCGCGCCGGGGGCTTCGGCATCGATCAGCGTGACCTGCACGCCGCGCCGTGCCAGCGCCTCGGCGCAGCTGGTACCGGCAATACCGGCGCCGAGTACCGCGACATGCGTCTCGCGAGAAATGGGGGCGGGTTGGGGAGGCTGCGTCCAGGGCTGTTCCCGGCGCAGCGGATGCAGGGCGCCACGCACCGCATGCTCCTTCACGGGGGCATGACCGGATGCGGGAGAGGCATCAAGCCCCATCAGTGCGGCGCGCGCGGCGGCGGTCGGCTCGTCCAGCTCGCCGCAGATCATCTCGCGCTTCATGCCGTGGCCGGGCACCTTGCGCCATACGAAGCCTGCCGCGCGCAGACCACGCCGCACGAAGCCCGCGGCGGTGAAGGTGGCGAAGGTCGCCGTGGGGCGTGAGACGCCCGCCATGGCTGCGAACAGCTCGGGGGACCACATTTCCGGATTCTTCGATGGTGAGAAGCCATCGAGGAACCAGGCATCCACACCACCTTCCAGCCGTGAGAGACGCTCCACCGCGTCGCCGAAGTGCAGGTCCAGGGTGATGCGCTCGTCCAGCCACAGGCGATGCACGCCGAGCACTGCTGACGGCCATTGAGCCACCAGCGGCTTGGCGAGAGATGCAATATCCGGCCATGCGGACAGCGCACGTTCAAGGTCCGCTGCCTGCATCGGGTGCTTTTCCACCGAGACGACATGCAGACGAGCCTCCGCCGGGGCGGTAGCCAGAAAGCGCTGCGCGGCGCACAGGATATTGAGGCCGGTGCCAAAGCCGGTCTCGCCGATCACGAAGGGGCGCGCTTCCCGCCAGTCACGGAAACGCTCACTCAGCCGGTTACTGTCCAGGAAGACGTGCACGGTCTCGGCGCGGCCATCGTGGATCGAGAAGTACACATCGCCGTAATCGGTGGCCTGTGGCGCGGTGTCGTCCCACTCGAGCTGCGCCTCCTCCAATGCCGCCAGCGGCGCCAGCGGCACGTTCGGCACCACGCCGGGCGCCGTGACCGGCTCGATCGCGCTCGGTGGCGTCGTGGCAGGCTTGCGTGCCGCGGTGCCGGGGGTGTCCTGAGGCGACGTCTTTCGGGCTGACGCGGCGGCCTGATCAGGGGCTGGCTGATCGAAAGTTGATAGATCAGGAGCTGACGGATCGGGAGCTGACTGGCCGGGAGCGGGCTGGCGGGTAGAGGAGGGGCGATCGTTCACGGGCATTCCTGGCAGGAGGTCGAGCGGGAGAGCGGCACAGCGAGATAGCGGCAGAGCAAGGCCTGCAACGCAGACGACGGACAGCCAGGCTGTCCGTCGTCGGAAAGAAACCGTCGGTCAGGTGACCGACCGGGCGCCGGGCTAGGGCAGGGTCTGCTTGAAGGGCTTCACTTCGGCGCTTGCATAGACACCGGCGATGACGAAGGGGTCGGCATCGGCCCACTTCTGGGCGTCTTCGAGAGAATCGAACTCGGCGATGATGACGCTGCCGCTGAAGCCGGCTTCGCCCGGTGTTTCGCTGTCGATGGCCGGGTTGGGGCCGGCGATGACCAGGCGGCCGGCGGCGTGCAGCGCTTCCAGACGTGCCAGATGCGGCGGACGCGCCGCCATGCGCGCTTCGAGGCTACCTTCGACGTCCTGACAGACAATGGAGTAGAGCATCACGAATCATCCTTTTGAGAATTGGTCGAGGAAGCGTTCTCTTCCTGAGGGGCCTGCACCATATGACGGGACAGGTAGACGCCCTGAACGATGACGAACAGCAGTGTCAGACCGAGCATGCCGAACAGCTTGAAATCGACCCAGATGTCTTCCGAATAGTGACTGAAGACGTAGATGTTGAGGCCGCCCATGGCGAGGAAGAATACCACCCAGGCTAGGTTGAGGCGGTGCCAGATGGGGCGCGGCAGCTGAATCGCCTTTTCCATCATGCGCTCCACCAGCGGCTTGCCGCCGAACAGCGGCGACAGCAGGAAGGCGACGGCAAACAGCCAGTTGACCACGGTGGGCTTCCACTGGATGAAGGAGCTGTTGCCGAACAGCACGGTCGCGCCGCCCAGTACGACGACCAGCGCGAGGGTGACCAGCTGCATCTTCTCGACGCGCTTGTGGCGCCAATAGATGTACAGCACCTGCGCGAGGGTCGCGGGAATCAACACGGCGGTAGCCATGATCATGTCGCCAGTCATCTTGTAGACGGCGAAGAAGATCACGATCGGCAGAAAGTCGAGCAACATCTTCATGGGTAATGCGCACTCCTGAACACGACGACGCAGCCGTCGGGAAGGCAAGGGCCTGTGCGAGTGGTATCCTGTCTGACACCAGCGGCGCACCCCTGCCTGCATGTGCTCATTCTGCCGCCATTGCTGCCTGCTGACAAAGCCCCTGTATCTCCGGGCGCGCATCGCAGCCAATACTGCCAGACGTCTGTCGCGCTGGATCGCCTGCATCTCAGGCATCGCGTGGTACAGACGTTCATCCCGAGAGGTTCCCCGTGTCCGACGTCCCGTCCGACTCTTCGCCGATTTCCGCATCCCGCAAGCCGATCGAGTTTCGCCCGCTGCCCCAGCGCTTCGATTCCGATATTGAAGTGCCGGACATCGACCTGCACATGCACTCCACCGCCTCCGACGGCGGCATGGCACCGACAGAGCTGGTGGCGCTGGCCGCGCGGCGCGGTCTGTCACGCATGTCACTGACCGATCACGACAGCATGGAAGGCATCTTCGAGGCCCAGCAGGCCGCCCGCGCCGAGGGAATCTCGTTGCTGCCCGGCTGTGAGCTGTCAGTGCGCTGGCGCAACCAGACCATCCACATCGTCGCGTTGATGCCCGAGGGCGCCGGCGATGCGCTGAGTGCCGGCCTCAAGCAGCAGCACGAGGCGCGTGAGCGCCGCAGCCACGAGATCGCCACGCGCATGGAAAAGCTCGGGCTCGAGAATGCCTTCGAGCGCGCCCGTGAGCAGGCCACGCTGAGTGGCGCGGGCGACCGCCCGCTGTCACGCCCGGATTTTGCCCGTGCGCTGGTCGAGGCCGGGATTGCACGCAACCTGCAGGACGCCTTCAAGCGGCACCTTGGCGCGGGCCAGAAGGGCGACGTCAAGGCGCACTGGCCAGAGATGGAAGAGGCGGTGGGCTGGGTGCGTGCCGATGGCGGCATCGCCGTGATGGCGCACCCGATGCGCTACAAGCTGACGCGCACCAAGCGTGGCGAGCTGCTGCGTGACTTCATTGCCGCCGGTGGCGAAGGCGCGGAGCTGGTCAGCGGCTTCCAGAATATCGATCGCGCGCGAGACCTGGCGCGTCAGCTGGATGAGCTGGGCCTCTATGCCTCCGTCGGCAGTGACTTCCACTTCCCCGGCGGCCCGCTGGCACCCGGCAGCATGAGCCCGCCGCCGCGCACCAAGGTGCCGCCCGTGTGGTGTCATCCGCGCATCGCGCCCTTTTTTGCGGCCGACGCTGCCTCCATGTGATATCAAGAGATCACCGTGACGCCAGTCCGCCTGCCGGGCTGGCGCCCAGACGCAAGGAGCACCGCATGGGACAGTTCTTCCAGATTCACCCTGAAAATCCTCAGAAACGCCTGATCGACCAGGCCGTCGCCATCATCCAGCAGGGGGGCGTGATTGCCTATCCGACCGACTCCGGCTACGCGCTGGGCTGTCATCTGGGTGAGAAGAAGGCCATCGAGCGCATCAAGCGCCTGCGTCAGCTGGACGACAAGCACAACTTCACCCTGGTGTGTTCTGACCTCTCGGAAATCGGCACCTACGCCAAGGTCGACAACGCCATCTTTCGTCTGCTCAAGAGTCACACGCCGGGCGCCTATACCTTCATCCTGCAGGCGACTTCCGAAGTGCCGCGTCTGCTGCTGCACCCCAAGCGTCGCTCCATCGGCGTGCGGGTGCCGGACCACGCCATCACCCACGCCCTGCTGGAAACCCATCGCGAACCGCTGATGAGCGTGACGCTGATTCCGCCGGGTGAGGAGTTGCCGATGACGGACGCCGAAGAGATTCGCGAACGCTTCGGACACGCGCTGGATCTGGTCATCGATGGCGGCGCCTGCAGCTTCGAGACCACCAGTGTGGTGGACCTGCGCGAGCTGCCGCCGGTGATCGTGCGTGAAGGGCGCGGCGATATCTCGAGCTTCACGGAGTGATCGCGACAGCGTAGCGCTTCACGGCGCTGGCTGACATCGCCTTGCCACACGAAGACGCCCCCGGACCTTGCGGTCGCGGGGGCGTTGTCATTTCTGAGGCATTGTCATTTCCGAGGCGTTGTCGTGGGCTGAGTGACACTCGGCTTCATCAGCTGCGGTCGCGGTCGGGGGAGTCGTCGCCTGGGGAGGCGGTTTCCTCCTTCGCTGGCGGCTCGGTGTCGGGCTCTGGTCCAGATCCAGGTTCGGGGTCTGAGTCTGTCTCAGGCTCAGGTTCCGGTTCCGGTTCCGGCTCCGGTTCCGGCTCGCGTGGGTCGCGGGTGTCCTCATCCAGCCAGGTGCCGCAGAACTTGCAGTACTTGGCGTTGCGGTCATGGCCTTCACGCCCACAGCCCGGGCAGGCTTCGTCGCTGGTCTGCTGCATGCGCAGGCCGTTGAGGACCTCGGCCGAGAACACCCCGGTGGGCACGGCGAGAATCGAGTAGCCGAGAATCATCATCAGCGCCGAGATGAATTGCCCCAGCGGCGTAATGGGCGCGATGTCGCCATAGCCCACCGTCGTCAGCGTCACCACGCCCCAATAAAGCGCCTTGGGGATGGAGGTGAAACCGGCCTCTGGCGGCTCGATCAGATAGATCAGGGCGCCGAACACCGTGACGATGCTGAGCACGGTGATGAAGAACAGCAGGATCTTGCGCCGACTGCGCGTCATGGCCTCGACCAGCATGCGGCCCTCGCCGACGAAGGCCATCAGGCGCAACACGCGGAACAGGCGCAGCACACGCAGTACGCGTACCACCAGCAAGGCTTGGGCGCCCGGTATCAGCAGCGACAGCCAGGTGGGGGCGATCGACAGCAGGTCGAGCACGCCGTAGAAACCCTTCGCCCAGGTGCCGGGATGCTTCAGGCAGTAGAGGCGGACGGCGTATTCCAGCGTGAAGATGATCGTGAAGCCCCACTCCATGATGCGGAACAGTTCGCCGTATTGCGCATTCAGCGAGGGGACGCTGTCGAGCATCACCACGGCGACACTGGCGAAGATCATCAGGATCAGGCCGATGTCGAAGGCCTTGGCCGCCTTGGTGTCGGATTCGAAGATCCAATGGAACAGTCGCGCGCGCAGTCGACCTGTCGCGGGCTCGTAGTCGCTGGGGTGCGAGGGGGCCGCTGGGGGGCTTTGCGGAGTGCTGCCATATTCATTGGCAGGGCCCTGGCGTTCAGGCATGCAGGCTTCCTTGACGGGCGTGACGACGCCGGATGTATGTCAGGGCGTATCGGGGATGTCTCAGTGTGTGACCTTCAGTGACTGCCCGGCCGTTGTCCATCAGTCAGTGGTCTAGCGCCTGGCAGCTGGGCAGTCAGTGTCGTGCTGAGGTTCAGCTGCGCAGTGTCGCGAGCAGTGACAGGCTGTGCTGGCCGAAGTCGCGAGTCGCCCAGTCCTGTGAAGCGTCGCCGTCGCTGCTTTCCAGCGCCTCGACCAGCGCCACCGCATGGATATGGCCGGGATGCTGACAGGCGGCCAGCCGTGTTGCGAGCGCCGACAGGGCGGCCAGCGCATGCGCGTGCCACTTGAGGTCGTCTTTCGCCTGACGGTCGGCGTGGGCATCGAGTGCATCGATGGCGGCGGACAGCAGCGCGCCCGGGTCAGCGGTATCCAGCGTCTTCTCATGCCATTCGCCATCCCGCAGCGCCGCGCCGCGCTTGGCCTTGCTGGCATCTGCCGGACGCAGTGCCAGGCGGCTGGCCAGTGAATCCGCCAGCTGCCAGAGCACGCCTTCTCTCACCTCGGGGGCGAGTTCTTCGCCGCCGGTCAGCTCGAGCTCGATCTCCTGGATGGCCACTTCGCGACCACCGGCCTTCACCGCGCCCAGGTCCAGCGCCAGCTCGACGCCGACGGTGACCTGCTCATCGCTCAGATTCTCGTCGCTAGATGTCGCCGTGACGTCGAGCTGCCAGGCATGGCGCTCGAAATCGGTGCTGAAACTGGGCGCGAGCGCATTCAGCAGCTGCTCGCGGGCGCCGTCTTCCAGTGCCTGCAAGGGCGGCAGGCCCCGCAGGCCGTCGAGGTCGAGGCCGGTCTGGCCCTCTGGCAGCTCCCACTCCCATTCGCCGCGAGAATGCAGCCCGCCATGGCTCTCGCCGCTGGTCTTGAGCGTCTGGCGCAGGGCGCCCGTGCTGTCGGCGTCCTCACCGCTCTGGCGCAGACGCAGCGCCATGCGCGCGCGCTCCAGCGCATGCTCGGGGGTGTCGAAGTAGGTGTTGGCCAGCCAGCGCCGCCTAGGGGTGACCGTTGCCAGCTCTGCAATGCTCGTCAGTGTTTCCAGAATGGCGTCGCGATCAATGACGGGTTGAGACAGTGCCAGTTTGAGTTCGATTTCCTGCGCCATGATGGGCACTCCCTGTACAGATGAAAGAAGACGGATGCTGACGGATGAGGATGACAGTGGCGCCAGGACCGCAGAGCCTTCGGCAAGCGTGGTGCATGGTGGTGAAGGCCCATGTGTCTCATGCTCGCGCCTGGCCTGCGGCAAGGCAAGCACGGGGAGTGGCAAGGGCATGGTGAGCGTCGGCTTGTTGGTGTGATCACACTTGTGTGACAGCATGATGACATTGCGGTGACAGCGATTGCCTGACGTCACGTCCTTGGTTATATTACGATCAGTGGATCAAGCCAGCGACCACGGGTCCTGCTGCTACATGACAATCTCTCCTCTGGAATCCTTCGTGTTCCCCCGAACTGCCGCTGTTGTTGCGTAAACTACAACAGCATGGCGGTATCATGACGTTACGATGAAAGTTATGTGATCGTCACAAAGGCTTTGCTACACTCCGCGCGTCAATCCTTAACGCCGACGGCCACTATGGTAACGACCAACCCTTTCTCTTCGATGTTCGGGCGCTCGCCTTTCAAGGCGCTGCACACCCACATCATCAAGACCGACGAGTGCGCCCAGCACTTGCTGACCTTCTTCGACGCCTGCGAGCAGGGTGATTGGGAGCAGGCAGCCAGCATTCGCAAGACTATCAGCAGGCTGGAGCGTGAAGCGGACGAGTTGAAGACGCAGCTGCGTCTCAACCTGCCCAACTCGCTGTTCCTGCCGGTCTCGCGCTCCGACCTTCTCGAGCTGATCCATGTCCAGGATTCCATCGCGAATGTCACCAAGGACATCGCCGGGATCATGCTGGGTCGTCATATGCAGATACCCGCCGCACTGGTGCCCGCCATGCGTGAGTATCTCAAGACTGCGGTCGAATCGGTCTGCCAGGCGCGTCGTGCGTTGGGTGAACTGGAAGACCTCGTCGAGTCCGGTTTCGGGCGCAACATGAGCGAGCTGGTCGACAAGCTGATCAACGAGCTGCATGAGCTCGAGAAGCAGTCCGACGAACAGCAGATCGCCATCCGCCAGACCCTGTTCTCGCTGGAAGCCAGTCTCCCGCCCGTCGATGTGATCTTCCTCTACAAGATCATCGATTGGGTCGGCGATGTGGCTGACCAAGCGGAAAAGGTCGGTACCCGACTGCAGATCCTGATGGCGCGCTGAGCGCCATCAGGACGTCCTGCCATCTGTCCAAGAGTCTTCTATGTCCATCATTGCTCAATACGGCGATGTGCTCGTCATTCTTGCCTGCCTGTTCGGCTTCTTCATGGCATGGGGTGTGGGTGCGAATGACGTTGCCAATGCCATGGGAACCTCGGTAGGTTCCAAGGCGATCACCATCAAGCAGGCGATCATCATCGCCGTGATCTTCGAATTCCTCGGTGCCTGGCTTGCCGGTGGTGAGGTGACTGACACCATCCGCAAGGGCATCATCGACCCTTCACTGCTGATCGAGAATCCGCAGTTCCTGGTCTACGGCATGCTGGCCTCACTGCTGGCCGCCGGTATCTGGCTGCTGATCGCTTCCATGAAGGGCTGGCCGGTCTCGACCACCCACTCCATCGTCGGCGCCATCGTCGGCTTCTCCGCTGCGGGGCTGGGCGTGGACGCCGTCGAGTGGTCCAAGGTCGGTCAGATCGCAGCCTCCTGGCTGGTCTCGCCGCTGCTGGCGGGCTCCATCGCCTTCGTGCTGTTCAAGTCCGTGCAGACGCTGATCTTCGACAACGAAGACCCGTTCGCGGCCGCCAAGCGCTACGTGCCGATGTACATGTTCCTGGTCGGTTTCATCATCTCGATGGTGACCATGGTCAAGGGCCTCAAGCATGTCGGCCTGCACCTGAGCTTCGAATCCAGCCTGCTGCTGGCCGTCGTCATCGGCGCCATCGTGATGGGTATCGGCGTGTTGATGGAGCGCAAGGTCGCGCGTTCACGTCTCAAGGAGAAGAATCGCGCCACCGGTGACGACTTCGACTTCAGCGGCGTCGAGAAGGTCTTCGGCCTGCTGATGATGTTCACCGCCTGTGCGATGGCCTTTGCCCACGGCTCCAACGACGTGGCCAATGCGGTCGGTCCGCTGGCGGCCATCATCAGCGTCGTCGACTCTGCCGGTCAGATCGGCGCCAAGGCGAGCATGCCGTGGTGGGTGCTGGTACTGGGCGGCGGCGGTATCGTCTTCGGTCTGGTCACCTATGGTCGCCGCGTCATCGCCACCGTCGGTACCGGCATCACTGAGCTGACGCCGTCACGCGGCTTCGCGGCCACCCTGGCGGCGGCCTCCACCGTGGTGCTGGCCTCCGGCACCGGCCTGCCGATCTCCACCACCCACACCCTCGTCGGTGCGGTGCTGGGGGTAGGTCTGGCACGCGGCATGGCAGCGCTCAACCTGCGTGTCATCGGCACCATCGTGATGTCCTGGCTGATCACTCTGCCGGCCGGCGCGATCCTGTCGATTCTGTTCTTCTTCATGTTCAAGGGCATGTTCGGCTAAGCCGACGCATGGTTCAGAGCCTGAGCCTTGGCTCGAGCAGACGCTCTGCATGAGATGAACGGAAAAACGAGAAAGGCGACCTTCGGGTCGCCTTTCTCGTGTCTGACACATGGATGTCAGGGGGGCACCGCTCGCCGTGCAGGCTGCGGCGCTGATATGATGATTCATGGGCATGCCTGACATGCCATTTTCCCTCTCTCCTGCCCGGAGCTGGCTCTTGAACACGCGTTTCCCCTTCGCGGACTGGTTTCGCAA
It includes:
- a CDS encoding septation protein A, coding for MKMLLDFLPIVIFFAVYKMTGDMIMATAVLIPATLAQVLYIYWRHKRVEKMQLVTLALVVVLGGATVLFGNSSFIQWKPTVVNWLFAVAFLLSPLFGGKPLVERMMEKAIQLPRPIWHRLNLAWVVFFLAMGGLNIYVFSHYSEDIWVDFKLFGMLGLTLLFVIVQGVYLSRHMVQAPQEENASSTNSQKDDS
- a CDS encoding inorganic phosphate transporter; this translates as MSIIAQYGDVLVILACLFGFFMAWGVGANDVANAMGTSVGSKAITIKQAIIIAVIFEFLGAWLAGGEVTDTIRKGIIDPSLLIENPQFLVYGMLASLLAAGIWLLIASMKGWPVSTTHSIVGAIVGFSAAGLGVDAVEWSKVGQIAASWLVSPLLAGSIAFVLFKSVQTLIFDNEDPFAAAKRYVPMYMFLVGFIISMVTMVKGLKHVGLHLSFESSLLLAVVIGAIVMGIGVLMERKVARSRLKEKNRATGDDFDFSGVEKVFGLLMMFTACAMAFAHGSNDVANAVGPLAAIISVVDSAGQIGAKASMPWWVLVLGGGGIVFGLVTYGRRVIATVGTGITELTPSRGFAATLAAASTVVLASGTGLPISTTHTLVGAVLGVGLARGMAALNLRVIGTIVMSWLITLPAGAILSILFFFMFKGMFG
- a CDS encoding YheU family protein encodes the protein MDPKDRFIEVPQTMLPADTRRALLEAFVTRQGYDTTDVGEGMAGWVAELEGQLSRGKLLIVHDIGTESTEVMTLEQWQSFGRQLADDEEEGD
- a CDS encoding YciI family protein, which translates into the protein MLYSIVCQDVEGSLEARMAARPPHLARLEALHAAGRLVIAGPNPAIDSETPGEAGFSGSVIIAEFDSLEDAQKWADADPFVIAGVYASAEVKPFKQTLP
- a CDS encoding ion transporter, producing MPERQGPANEYGSTPQSPPAAPSHPSDYEPATGRLRARLFHWIFESDTKAAKAFDIGLILMIFASVAVVMLDSVPSLNAQYGELFRIMEWGFTIIFTLEYAVRLYCLKHPGTWAKGFYGVLDLLSIAPTWLSLLIPGAQALLVVRVLRVLRLFRVLRLMAFVGEGRMLVEAMTRSRRKILLFFITVLSIVTVFGALIYLIEPPEAGFTSIPKALYWGVVTLTTVGYGDIAPITPLGQFISALMMILGYSILAVPTGVFSAEVLNGLRMQQTSDEACPGCGREGHDRNAKYCKFCGTWLDEDTRDPREPEPEPEPEPEPEPETDSDPEPGSGPEPDTEPPAKEETASPGDDSPDRDRS
- the mnmC gene encoding bifunctional tRNA (5-methylaminomethyl-2-thiouridine)(34)-methyltransferase MnmD/FAD-dependent 5-carboxymethylaminomethyl-2-thiouridine(34) oxidoreductase MnmC; the protein is MNDRPSSTRQPAPGQSAPDPSAPDLSTFDQPAPDQAAASARKTSPQDTPGTAARKPATTPPSAIEPVTAPGVVPNVPLAPLAALEEAQLEWDDTAPQATDYGDVYFSIHDGRAETVHVFLDSNRLSERFRDWREARPFVIGETGFGTGLNILCAAQRFLATAPAEARLHVVSVEKHPMQAADLERALSAWPDIASLAKPLVAQWPSAVLGVHRLWLDERITLDLHFGDAVERLSRLEGGVDAWFLDGFSPSKNPEMWSPELFAAMAGVSRPTATFATFTAAGFVRRGLRAAGFVWRKVPGHGMKREMICGELDEPTAAARAALMGLDASPASGHAPVKEHAVRGALHPLRREQPWTQPPQPAPISRETHVAVLGAGIAGTSCAEALARRGVQVTLIDAEAPGARASGNRQGALYVKLAAETNPASRLQLAALQYSRRWLASLDPEQTLWSASGVLQLATSERERKRQQRFLGNHPLPEALITPVSASEASRIAGSEITFDGLFYPVAGWVRPKALCQHLAATPGIRFLQARIEAIQSLGAGEGREEGAETDNGVPRWQLEASDGHCLEVDQLIVALGEQTHLPAPLAHLPLQPIRGQVSEITVAPEQAAGLPMLDSVVCAGGYVSPCQRHADGSVTLSFGATFAPRDEDDSVREADHAANVAELRSALPAFVAAWEQSRGVRLEDDAWQGRVAWRAASPDKSPLAGPAPDAAQWREDYAAMAFDAKKRVPQSSGAHLPGLWLSTAHGSRGFTTAPLCAELIASQLCGEPLPLERELAEHLHPGRRLIRDIVQRR
- a CDS encoding L-threonylcarbamoyladenylate synthase; translated protein: MGQFFQIHPENPQKRLIDQAVAIIQQGGVIAYPTDSGYALGCHLGEKKAIERIKRLRQLDDKHNFTLVCSDLSEIGTYAKVDNAIFRLLKSHTPGAYTFILQATSEVPRLLLHPKRRSIGVRVPDHAITHALLETHREPLMSVTLIPPGEELPMTDAEEIRERFGHALDLVIDGGACSFETTSVVDLRELPPVIVREGRGDISSFTE
- a CDS encoding TIGR00153 family protein, which produces MVTTNPFSSMFGRSPFKALHTHIIKTDECAQHLLTFFDACEQGDWEQAASIRKTISRLEREADELKTQLRLNLPNSLFLPVSRSDLLELIHVQDSIANVTKDIAGIMLGRHMQIPAALVPAMREYLKTAVESVCQARRALGELEDLVESGFGRNMSELVDKLINELHELEKQSDEQQIAIRQTLFSLEASLPPVDVIFLYKIIDWVGDVADQAEKVGTRLQILMAR
- a CDS encoding PHP domain-containing protein, yielding MHSTASDGGMAPTELVALAARRGLSRMSLTDHDSMEGIFEAQQAARAEGISLLPGCELSVRWRNQTIHIVALMPEGAGDALSAGLKQQHEARERRSHEIATRMEKLGLENAFERAREQATLSGAGDRPLSRPDFARALVEAGIARNLQDAFKRHLGAGQKGDVKAHWPEMEEAVGWVRADGGIAVMAHPMRYKLTRTKRGELLRDFIAAGGEGAELVSGFQNIDRARDLARQLDELGLYASVGSDFHFPGGPLAPGSMSPPPRTKVPPVWCHPRIAPFFAADAASM
- a CDS encoding CYTH domain-containing protein, with the translated sequence MAQEIELKLALSQPVIDRDAILETLTSIAELATVTPRRRWLANTYFDTPEHALERARMALRLRQSGEDADSTGALRQTLKTSGESHGGLHSRGEWEWELPEGQTGLDLDGLRGLPPLQALEDGAREQLLNALAPSFSTDFERHAWQLDVTATSSDENLSDEQVTVGVELALDLGAVKAGGREVAIQEIELELTGGEELAPEVREGVLWQLADSLASRLALRPADASKAKRGAALRDGEWHEKTLDTADPGALLSAAIDALDAHADRQAKDDLKWHAHALAALSALATRLAACQHPGHIHAVALVEALESSDGDASQDWATRDFGQHSLSLLATLRS